Proteins from a genomic interval of Rhodopseudomonas julia:
- a CDS encoding cation diffusion facilitator family transporter, whose amino-acid sequence MAGSSKKAIYAALVGNLAIAITKFGAAAYTGSSAMLSEGIHSVVDTGNQGLLLYGMKRASRPADRAHPFGYSAEIYFWAFVVAILIFAVGAGVSVYEGVHKITDANEITSPFVNYIVLTLAIVFEGVSWTVAYREFRRQRNEGHNFFEAVRHSKDPTVFTVLYEDTAALLGLVVALIGVFLASYLGLAWLDGAASIGIGIILGTTAVLLAIETKGLLIGESAAPETVAAVREIVEAEEGVSALNELRTLHRGPNDILLALSVDFEDDMPAGRVEAAITRLEKAIKARIPTIRRLFIEVQSAGDHKIAVEEELRAVNASASN is encoded by the coding sequence ATGGCGGGAAGCTCGAAAAAGGCGATTTATGCGGCGCTTGTCGGAAACCTAGCGATTGCGATAACGAAGTTCGGTGCCGCCGCCTATACAGGCTCCTCGGCGATGTTGTCGGAAGGCATCCATTCGGTTGTCGATACCGGCAATCAAGGGCTTCTGTTGTACGGGATGAAACGGGCATCTCGTCCAGCGGATCGTGCGCATCCCTTCGGCTACAGCGCGGAGATCTATTTCTGGGCCTTCGTGGTGGCGATCCTGATCTTTGCGGTTGGCGCTGGCGTCTCCGTCTATGAGGGCGTGCACAAGATCACCGACGCTAACGAGATTACGTCTCCGTTCGTCAATTACATCGTTCTGACGCTGGCGATCGTGTTCGAAGGTGTGTCATGGACCGTTGCCTACCGCGAGTTTCGTCGCCAGAGGAACGAAGGGCACAATTTTTTCGAAGCCGTTCGCCACTCCAAGGATCCCACTGTTTTCACGGTCCTTTACGAAGATACCGCCGCCCTGCTCGGTCTCGTCGTCGCGTTGATCGGCGTGTTCCTCGCCAGTTATCTCGGCCTTGCCTGGTTGGACGGTGCCGCCTCGATCGGGATCGGCATTATTCTTGGGACGACCGCAGTGCTCCTGGCGATCGAAACCAAGGGCCTTCTCATCGGCGAATCGGCAGCACCGGAGACGGTCGCCGCGGTGCGCGAGATCGTCGAAGCGGAGGAAGGCGTCAGCGCACTGAACGAGCTCAGGACATTGCATCGGGGGCCCAACGACATCTTGCTGGCGCTCTCAGTCGATTTTGAGGACGATATGCCGGCCGGGCGCGTTGAAGCCGCCATCACGCGGTTGGAAAAGGCGATCAAGGCGCGCATTCCCACGATCCGCCGCCTTTTCATCGAGGTGCAATCTGCGGGCGATCACAAAATCGCGGTGGAAGAAGAACTGCGGGCCGTCAACGCGTCGGCTTCCAACTAG
- a CDS encoding phytoene/squalene synthase family protein, translated as MAEPDPTLVEPVRERDLPRYYSVLFAPQNVREELFSLYAFAVEAEKVADVVQEATLGEIRLTWWRDSLDLAVAGQASGSPIVDRLALALRERGLSADALVALTEARHGDLYADPPATLADLEGRMGETQSSLFQLGGLFLGGEAGEIAEAAGHAGIAYGVAMSLWDGARARARGRLVIPSELLQTVGLSPQEAYSAEAKELVAPIGELVTFGRMHRSRAAAALRNVRGRARSAFLPLHAADVLLARIARDPTRFLVSPQPMPALSVLSRMVFAGFGMGR; from the coding sequence ATGGCCGAGCCCGATCCCACCCTCGTTGAGCCCGTGCGCGAGCGCGATCTTCCGCGCTACTACTCGGTCTTGTTCGCGCCGCAGAATGTGCGTGAGGAACTCTTTTCGCTCTATGCCTTCGCAGTCGAGGCGGAAAAGGTTGCCGATGTCGTGCAAGAGGCGACTCTCGGAGAGATCCGTCTGACGTGGTGGCGCGATTCGCTCGACCTTGCGGTTGCGGGGCAGGCGAGCGGCTCTCCGATCGTCGATCGGCTCGCTTTGGCACTGCGCGAGCGAGGACTTTCCGCCGATGCCCTTGTGGCCCTCACGGAAGCGCGGCACGGCGACCTATACGCAGATCCTCCCGCAACGCTTGCCGATCTCGAAGGTCGGATGGGAGAGACGCAGTCGAGCCTCTTCCAGCTGGGCGGATTGTTTCTCGGGGGAGAGGCTGGCGAAATTGCCGAGGCTGCGGGGCATGCGGGCATCGCCTATGGGGTCGCCATGAGCCTTTGGGATGGCGCACGGGCGCGGGCGAGGGGGCGTCTCGTCATACCCTCTGAGCTTCTCCAGACGGTGGGTCTCTCCCCGCAGGAGGCTTATTCCGCCGAGGCGAAAGAGCTCGTCGCTCCAATCGGCGAGCTCGTCACTTTCGGGCGCATGCATCGAAGCCGCGCAGCGGCGGCGCTCAGGAACGTTCGGGGGCGCGCCCGCTCAGCGTTCTTGCCATTGCATGCGGCGGATGTCCTCCTCGCCCGAATTGCGCGCGATCCGACCAGATTTCTCGTTTCACCTCAGCCCATGCCGGCGCTCAGCGTGTTGAGCCGGATGGTGTTTGCCGGTTTCGGCATGGGCCGCTGA
- a CDS encoding VOC family protein gives MSVVTLGVADLSRARQFYEDGLGWQRANAHEEVVFYDLNGFVLALYPRTSLAADAKVDPDGDGFSGVTLAFNARSREEVDVVLKEVEAAGGEIVKTAEEVFWGGYSGYFADPDGHLWEVAHNPFWSIDAEGRVHLGE, from the coding sequence ATGAGTGTCGTGACGCTGGGCGTCGCGGACTTGTCGCGAGCACGGCAATTTTACGAGGATGGGCTCGGCTGGCAACGTGCGAATGCCCACGAGGAAGTGGTATTTTATGATCTGAACGGCTTTGTCCTGGCGCTCTATCCGAGGACGTCGCTGGCGGCAGATGCCAAAGTCGACCCGGACGGAGACGGCTTTTCGGGCGTCACGCTCGCCTTCAATGCGAGAAGCCGCGAGGAGGTCGATGTCGTCTTGAAGGAGGTGGAGGCGGCAGGAGGCGAGATCGTCAAAACGGCCGAAGAAGTCTTCTGGGGCGGCTATTCGGGTTATTTTGCCGATCCTGATGGGCATTTGTGGGAAGTCGCCCACAACCCGTTTTGGTCAATCGACGCGGAAGGGCGCGTCCATCTCGGTGAATGA
- a CDS encoding Mth938-like domain-containing protein, whose product MPAGGDRQSVPPEGGRFPGRAPVDAYGNGGFRFARMSHRGSILMLPSAIIGWHVTKPDEISLEALEPALAEASSIEVLLIGTGRNLVPLDPKVKSDLEAAGVWPEVMATGAASRTYNILLAEKRAVAAALIAVDDPE is encoded by the coding sequence ATGCCGGCCGGCGGAGACAGACAATCGGTGCCGCCTGAGGGCGGCCGTTTCCCCGGGCGTGCACCGGTCGATGCTTACGGGAATGGCGGTTTTCGGTTTGCCCGCATGTCGCATCGCGGGTCGATCCTGATGCTGCCTTCGGCGATCATCGGTTGGCATGTCACAAAGCCGGATGAGATCAGCCTCGAAGCACTTGAGCCAGCGCTTGCCGAAGCGTCTTCGATCGAGGTGCTTCTGATCGGGACGGGCCGCAATCTCGTTCCGCTCGATCCAAAAGTGAAATCGGATCTCGAAGCTGCCGGTGTGTGGCCGGAAGTGATGGCGACAGGCGCCGCCTCGCGGACCTACAACATCCTGCTTGCGGAAAAGCGGGCTGTTGCTGCGGCGCTGATTGCTGTCGACGATCCAGAATGA
- the secD gene encoding protein translocase subunit SecD: MLYFARWKIVLIVLVLVAGVIVTLPNLFSAATVQAWPSFMPKRQIVLGLDLRGGAHLLLQVERDSLVKDRLQTLVGDVRQTLRDERIGYRNLRSRGESVTFTLREPSEADRVMQLLRPLTNPVQSGLFGQGSVSEVEVSRDGAQVTLNLTEAGLEERTRSAVEQSLSVLGRRINALGTTEPTIQREGNDRILVQVPGLEDTSRLKEILGQTAKMTFHLECPEGDVVSAQQGRPPAGCEIVEPADPNDGPVLVESRARLSGDDLVDAQPAFDQQTNTPIVTFRFNSRGGSIFGQLTQQNVGRRFAVVLDNKYITAPVIRSPILGGSGQIEGNFTVESAQNLAVLLRAGALPADLTIVEERTVGPSLGRDSVAAGEIAALIGTAGVIVFMVLVYGLFGVFANVALICNIVLLLALLTLLQATLTLPGIAGIVLTVGMAVDANVLIFERIREEAKLGRSAINAIEAGFSRALGTILDANITTLIAAFALFALGSGPIRGFAVTLALGILTTVFTAFVLTRFIVAIWVRSQRPKTVPI; this comes from the coding sequence ATGCTCTATTTCGCTCGTTGGAAGATCGTCCTCATCGTCCTCGTCCTTGTGGCGGGGGTCATCGTGACGCTTCCCAATCTTTTTTCCGCCGCGACGGTGCAGGCGTGGCCGTCTTTCATGCCAAAGCGCCAGATCGTCCTCGGTCTCGATCTGCGGGGAGGCGCCCATCTGCTTTTGCAGGTGGAGCGCGATTCGTTGGTCAAAGATCGGCTTCAGACGCTGGTCGGCGATGTTCGGCAAACCTTGCGTGACGAACGCATCGGCTACCGCAATTTGCGTAGCCGCGGCGAAAGCGTGACGTTTACGTTGCGCGAACCGAGCGAAGCAGATCGCGTGATGCAGCTCCTGCGTCCGCTGACCAATCCCGTGCAATCGGGGCTCTTTGGACAGGGCTCCGTGAGCGAGGTGGAGGTTTCCCGGGACGGCGCGCAGGTGACACTGAACTTGACCGAGGCGGGGCTCGAAGAGCGCACCCGCTCCGCAGTCGAGCAGAGCCTCTCCGTTCTCGGGCGGCGTATCAACGCGCTTGGAACGACCGAGCCGACGATTCAGCGGGAAGGCAACGATCGCATTCTCGTCCAGGTTCCGGGTCTTGAAGACACGAGCCGGCTGAAGGAAATCCTCGGCCAGACGGCGAAGATGACGTTCCATCTGGAATGCCCGGAGGGCGATGTCGTCTCCGCGCAGCAAGGGCGTCCGCCCGCCGGATGTGAGATCGTCGAGCCGGCTGACCCCAATGACGGCCCGGTTCTCGTTGAATCGCGGGCACGGCTTTCCGGCGATGATCTCGTCGACGCACAGCCCGCATTCGATCAGCAGACGAATACGCCGATTGTCACCTTCCGCTTCAATTCCCGCGGCGGTTCGATTTTCGGACAGCTGACGCAGCAAAATGTCGGACGCCGCTTTGCTGTCGTCCTCGACAACAAATACATTACGGCCCCCGTCATCCGCTCGCCCATCCTCGGTGGTTCTGGACAGATCGAGGGCAATTTCACGGTCGAAAGCGCGCAAAACCTCGCCGTTCTGCTGCGGGCAGGCGCCCTTCCGGCCGACCTCACAATCGTCGAAGAGCGCACCGTCGGACCTAGCCTTGGCCGGGATTCTGTCGCTGCGGGCGAGATCGCCGCGTTGATCGGCACGGCCGGTGTCATCGTCTTTATGGTGCTCGTCTACGGTCTGTTCGGGGTCTTTGCGAATGTTGCCCTGATCTGCAACATCGTGCTCCTACTGGCGCTTTTGACGCTCCTGCAGGCGACGCTGACGCTTCCGGGTATCGCCGGCATCGTGCTGACCGTCGGTATGGCGGTCGATGCCAACGTGCTGATCTTCGAGCGAATACGCGAGGAAGCCAAACTGGGGCGGTCCGCGATCAACGCGATCGAGGCTGGTTTCAGTCGGGCGCTCGGTACGATCCTTGATGCCAACATCACGACCTTGATAGCAGCCTTTGCGCTTTTCGCCCTGGGCTCTGGGCCAATCCGTGGTTTCGCAGTCACCCTTGCCCTCGGCATCCTGACGACCGTCTTCACCGCCTTTGTTCTGACCCGTTTCATCGTCGCCATTTGGGTTCGCTCGCAGCGCCCCAAGACCGTGCCGATCTGA
- a CDS encoding single-stranded DNA-binding protein — protein MAGSVNKVILIGNLGADPEIRRLNDGRPVVNLRIATSESWRDRNSGERRERTEWHRVVIFNEGLAKIAEQYLRKGSKVYLEGQLQTREWDDQSGQKRFTTEVVLQGFNSALTMLDTRGGGSGGGSYDAPSSDRGGRSDFGSSGPMEGGRGSFKDDLDDEIPF, from the coding sequence ATGGCCGGCAGCGTCAACAAAGTCATCTTGATCGGCAATCTCGGGGCCGATCCCGAAATCCGGCGTCTGAACGACGGTCGTCCGGTGGTCAATCTGCGCATCGCGACCTCGGAGAGCTGGCGCGACCGCAATTCCGGAGAGCGGCGCGAGCGCACCGAATGGCACCGCGTCGTCATCTTCAACGAGGGGCTGGCAAAAATCGCCGAGCAATATCTGCGCAAGGGCTCCAAGGTTTATCTCGAAGGCCAGCTGCAAACGCGCGAATGGGATGATCAGTCGGGCCAGAAGCGTTTCACGACCGAGGTCGTGTTGCAGGGCTTCAATTCGGCCCTCACCATGCTCGACACGCGCGGCGGAGGCAGCGGTGGCGGCAGCTATGACGCCCCCTCCTCCGACCGTGGTGGCCGCTCGGACTTCGGCTCGTCCGGTCCGATGGAAGGCGGCCGCGGCTCCTTCAAGGACGACCTGGACGACGAAATCCCGTTCTGA
- the trmFO gene encoding methylenetetrahydrofolate--tRNA-(uracil(54)-C(5))-methyltransferase (FADH(2)-oxidizing) TrmFO yields MTRPIHVIGGGLAGCEAAWQIAEAGIAVVLHEMRPEVETPAHKSDGLAELVCSNSFRSDDATSNAVGVLHAEMRAANSLIMRAADRHQLPAGSALAVDRNGFSEAVTQAIADHPLIHIERGEISSLPSSDQPTIIATGPLTSGALATAIRQATGEDQLAFFDAIAPIIHRDSINMDIAWMQSRYDKPGPGGDTAAYLNCPMDRAQYEAFIAALLQAETADFREWEKDTAYFEGCLPIEVMAARGAETLRWGPMKPVGLTNRHRPEEKPWAVVQLRQDNKQGTLFNMVGFQTKMKYGEQTRILRMIPALENAEFARLGGIHRNTFLRSPKILDETMRLKVQPHIRFAGQITGCEGYVESASIGLLAGRFAAAEALGDQPALPPDTTAHGALLAHITGRNLVDKENGDFQPMNVNFGLFPEIAAPVKGEDGRKMKGKERGVARKRALAARALADFATWLAANELRKAA; encoded by the coding sequence ATGACGAGACCCATCCATGTCATCGGCGGCGGCCTTGCCGGCTGCGAAGCCGCCTGGCAGATCGCCGAAGCAGGCATTGCCGTCGTGCTGCACGAAATGCGGCCCGAGGTCGAGACGCCAGCGCATAAAAGCGACGGCCTCGCCGAGCTCGTCTGTTCGAACTCGTTCCGCTCCGACGATGCGACAAGCAACGCGGTCGGTGTTCTCCACGCAGAGATGCGGGCGGCCAATTCGCTCATCATGCGGGCGGCCGACCGCCATCAATTGCCCGCCGGATCGGCGCTTGCCGTCGACCGCAACGGTTTCTCCGAAGCCGTGACACAGGCCATTGCCGACCATCCTTTGATCCACATCGAGCGCGGCGAAATTTCCTCGCTTCCAAGTTCGGACCAGCCGACCATCATCGCCACCGGCCCTTTGACGAGCGGAGCGCTTGCAACCGCGATCCGTCAGGCGACGGGCGAAGACCAGCTTGCCTTTTTCGACGCCATTGCGCCGATCATCCATCGTGACAGCATCAACATGGATATCGCCTGGATGCAGTCGCGCTATGACAAACCCGGACCTGGCGGCGACACGGCGGCCTACCTGAACTGTCCGATGGACCGCGCACAGTACGAGGCCTTCATCGCGGCCCTTCTTCAGGCCGAGACCGCCGATTTTCGGGAATGGGAGAAGGATACGGCCTATTTCGAAGGCTGCCTTCCGATCGAGGTCATGGCCGCGCGCGGAGCCGAAACGCTGCGATGGGGTCCGATGAAGCCAGTCGGCCTTACCAACCGGCACCGTCCGGAGGAAAAACCCTGGGCCGTGGTGCAACTCCGCCAGGACAACAAGCAGGGCACATTGTTCAACATGGTCGGCTTCCAGACCAAGATGAAATACGGCGAACAGACACGCATTCTCCGCATGATCCCGGCCCTGGAAAATGCCGAATTCGCCCGTCTCGGCGGCATTCACCGCAACACGTTCCTACGTTCGCCGAAAATCCTCGACGAAACGATGCGCCTGAAGGTACAGCCCCATATCCGTTTCGCCGGCCAAATCACAGGCTGCGAAGGCTATGTCGAATCGGCATCCATCGGGCTTCTCGCCGGCCGCTTCGCTGCCGCCGAAGCGCTGGGAGATCAACCGGCCCTGCCCCCAGACACGACGGCCCACGGAGCGCTCCTCGCACACATTACCGGCCGCAATCTCGTGGATAAGGAGAATGGCGACTTCCAGCCGATGAACGTCAATTTCGGCCTTTTCCCCGAGATCGCGGCGCCCGTGAAAGGCGAGGACGGGCGCAAAATGAAGGGCAAAGAGCGAGGCGTGGCACGCAAGCGTGCGCTCGCCGCACGTGCACTTGCCGATTTCGCGACGTGGCTTGCAGCGAACGAATTGCGCAAGGCAGCCTGA
- the secF gene encoding protein translocase subunit SecF, producing the protein MPFRIVPDETTIPFMRFARWGFPASVVAMVASLVLFFVIGLNLGIDFRGGTLIEVQSQSGAVDIGAVRQTLQPLELGDFEVQGFGSGNEAIIRIATQPGGDEAQQAAVQKVQNALGFDAYNYRRVEVVGPRVSGELAETGTIAVLVTLVGVLLYIWFRFEWQFAIGAIASLLHDVILTIGFFTITQIEFNLSSIAAILTIVGYSLNDTVVIFDRVREMLRKFKQTPIRGIIDLSVNQTLSRTLLTSLTTLIALAALFFFGGAVIRSFTAAMIWGVFIGTYSTVFIAAPMLIFFNLRPEKVAAPDAAKKPAAS; encoded by the coding sequence ATGCCATTCCGTATCGTTCCTGACGAAACGACGATTCCTTTCATGCGCTTTGCGCGCTGGGGCTTTCCCGCCTCAGTGGTCGCCATGGTGGCGTCGCTCGTCTTGTTTTTTGTCATCGGCCTCAATCTCGGCATCGATTTCAGGGGCGGTACCCTGATCGAGGTGCAAAGCCAGAGCGGGGCAGTCGACATCGGCGCGGTTCGGCAGACGCTGCAGCCGCTCGAGCTTGGCGATTTCGAGGTTCAGGGTTTCGGCTCTGGCAACGAGGCGATCATCCGCATCGCGACGCAGCCGGGGGGAGACGAGGCGCAGCAGGCGGCCGTGCAGAAGGTGCAGAACGCTCTTGGTTTCGACGCTTACAATTATCGTCGGGTCGAGGTCGTTGGGCCGCGTGTCTCTGGGGAGCTCGCGGAGACCGGGACGATCGCCGTTCTCGTGACGCTCGTCGGAGTGCTGCTTTATATTTGGTTCCGGTTCGAATGGCAGTTCGCCATCGGGGCCATCGCCTCGCTTCTCCACGACGTCATCTTGACGATCGGATTCTTCACGATCACCCAGATCGAGTTCAATCTGTCCTCGATCGCGGCGATTTTGACGATCGTCGGTTATTCGTTGAACGACACCGTGGTGATCTTCGACCGCGTGCGTGAAATGCTGCGGAAATTCAAGCAGACGCCGATCCGGGGCATCATCGATCTGTCGGTCAATCAGACCCTTTCTCGGACCTTGTTGACGTCTCTCACCACGCTGATCGCCCTTGCAGCCTTGTTCTTTTTCGGCGGAGCTGTCATCCGGTCGTTCACAGCCGCGATGATCTGGGGCGTCTTCATCGGCACCTATTCCACGGTCTTCATTGCCGCGCCGATGCTGATCTTCTTTAATCTGCGTCCTGAGAAGGTCGCCGCACCGGACGCCGCAAAGAAACCCGCGGCAAGCTGA
- a CDS encoding cytochrome-c peroxidase: MTRLLVSLLLTAGLGTAAYAADDQKLMEDANGFFDPIPTMVQAPENNAITREKVELGKMLYFDPRLSSSHLLSCNTCHNLGLAGTDLQPTSVGHGWQRGPRNAPTVLNSVFNIAQFWDGRAADLKAQAVGPMQAAVEMNSTPDEVVAVLNSMPEYKDRFDVVFSGDEDPITLDNVAKAIEAFEVTLVTPASRFDQFLDGNTNALNDKEKHGLSLFMEKGCVSCHSGVNVGGQDYFPFGVVEKPGADILPPDDKGRFAVTHTATDEYVFRAGTLRNIALTAPYFHSGQVWSLRQAVQVMATAQLGTELTEEEVDSMVAFLHTLTGEQPQVDYPILPASTADTPRPVLTIPGQENN; encoded by the coding sequence ATGACACGTTTGCTGGTCTCGCTCCTACTTACGGCCGGGCTAGGCACTGCGGCCTATGCTGCGGACGACCAGAAATTGATGGAAGACGCCAACGGATTTTTCGATCCGATTCCGACGATGGTGCAGGCGCCCGAAAACAACGCCATCACCCGCGAAAAGGTCGAGCTCGGCAAGATGCTGTATTTCGATCCGCGGCTGTCTTCTTCTCACCTTCTGAGCTGCAACACCTGCCACAATCTCGGCCTCGCCGGGACAGATCTGCAGCCAACCTCTGTCGGACACGGCTGGCAGCGCGGTCCCCGCAACGCGCCGACCGTCCTCAATTCCGTCTTCAACATCGCCCAGTTCTGGGACGGACGGGCGGCCGACCTGAAAGCGCAAGCCGTCGGGCCGATGCAGGCAGCGGTGGAGATGAACTCCACTCCCGATGAGGTGGTCGCGGTCCTGAACAGTATGCCCGAGTACAAGGATCGCTTCGACGTCGTGTTTTCCGGCGACGAGGATCCGATCACTCTCGACAACGTCGCAAAGGCGATCGAGGCCTTCGAAGTGACGCTGGTGACACCCGCTTCCCGCTTCGATCAATTCCTGGACGGCAACACGAATGCCCTGAACGACAAGGAGAAGCACGGTCTCTCATTGTTCATGGAAAAGGGCTGCGTGTCCTGCCATTCCGGCGTGAATGTCGGCGGTCAGGATTATTTCCCGTTCGGTGTCGTGGAGAAGCCAGGTGCCGACATTCTGCCACCGGACGACAAAGGCCGCTTTGCGGTGACGCACACGGCGACGGATGAGTATGTCTTCCGAGCCGGCACATTGCGGAATATCGCGCTGACGGCGCCTTATTTCCACAGTGGCCAAGTGTGGAGCCTGCGTCAGGCGGTGCAGGTGATGGCGACGGCCCAGCTTGGAACGGAGCTCACCGAGGAGGAAGTCGATTCCATGGTGGCGTTCCTGCACACCCTCACGGGCGAGCAGCCGCAGGTCGATTATCCGATTCTGCCGGCCAGCACGGCCGATACCCCGCGTCCGGTGCTGACCATTCCGGGACAGGAAAACAACTGA